Proteins from a genomic interval of Colletotrichum higginsianum IMI 349063 chromosome 6, whole genome shotgun sequence:
- a CDS encoding Cellulose-growth-specific protein produces the protein MHLFHAAALFAGAVSAHYNFESLIYVRKTKNGNGPILAVNSTDIICNNGGIDDDVMATTDTFTLAAGDAVGFKMNEYIGHPGPLAVYLSRAPDTAKGYKGDGDWFKVYQSSLSNKTVDPIQWAPFVGGGVRNFTFTLPPDLPAGEYLMRGEHIALHSASLYEAQFCKPRKQVPTRPAPILCAQIKVTGAGAGTPEPTVKFPGAYDPRDPGILVNMYWPPLRQYTPPGPAAWPNACDDSTVNVLNDQPGDGDCTPLEDSAKGDPVSSVAPPALPESPLAPSDPASAPASNPTPVLPPCQRKRAFGRERRARQVT, from the exons ATGCATCTTTTCCACGCCGCGGCCCTCTTCGCAGGCGCCGTCTCCGCCCATTACAACTTCGAGTCCCTCATT TATGTCCGCAAGACCAAGAACGGAAACGGGCCCATCCTGGCCGTAAACTCAACCGACATCATCTGCAacaacggcggcatcgaTGACGACGTCATGGCCACCACCGACACCttcaccctcgccgccggggacGCCGTCGGCTTCAAGATGAACGAGTACATCGGCCACCCCGGCCCGCTCGCCGTCTATCTCAGCAGGGCGCCCGACACTGCCAAGGGATacaagggcgacggcgactgGTTCAAGGTCTACCAGTCTTCACTGTCTAACAAGACAGTCGACCCTATCCAGTGGGCGCCtttcgtcggcggcggcgtccgcAACTTCACCTTCACCCTTCCCCCTGACCTTCCTGCTGGCGAGTACCTGATGCGCGGCGAGCACATCGCCCTGCACAGCGCGAGCCTGTACGAGGCCCAGTTCTGTAAGCCAAGAAAACAAGTCCCGACCCGCCCCGCCCCAATCTTG TGCGCTCAGATCAAagtcaccggcgccggcgctggAACCCCCGAACCCACTGTGAAATTCCCCGGCGCATACGACCCGCGCGACCCCGGCATCCTCGTTAACATGTACTGGCCGCCCCTCCGCCAGTACACGCCCCCCGGTCCAGCTGCC TGGCCCAATGCCTGCGACGACAGCACCGTCAACGTCCTCAACGACcagcccggcgacggcgactgcACCCCACTTGAGGACTCCGCCAAAGGCGACCCCGTCTCCTCCGTTGCGCCTCCCGCTCTTCCAGAGAGTCCGCTCGCACCAAGCGACCCGGCATCCGCCCCAGCGTCTAACCCTACACCGGTTTTGCCTCCATGTCAAAGGAAGCGCGCCTTTGGCAGAGAGCGCCGCGCGAGGCAAGTGACATAG
- a CDS encoding Metalloprotease gives MQFKTLLVSALAAASTAFAQRSCGTPHPSEEEVEFAQRLQLKEENARVEGNATRLAPITVNVYWHVLATSNSVSGGYLTQATLNAQLDVLNDAFAPHNVQFAQAGADWTVNANWAADRSELAMKRALRKGTYADLNAYFIPGTPYLGYAYFPQTVSTGSSAFYYDGVVIRSSTVPGGSQTKYNLGHTATHEIGHWLGLYHTFQGYQCGGNGDYVSDTPFEAEEAYDCQIGRDTCPTLPGTDPVTNYMDYSDDSCFTHFTAGQEARINSYWSTYRAQYQ, from the exons ATGCAGTTCAAGACTCTCCTCGTTtccgccctcgcggccgcCTCTACCGCCTTTGCCCAGCGCTCCTGCGGCACTCCCCACCCCtctgaggaggaggtcgagtTCGCTCAGCGTCTGCAGCTCAAGGAAGAAAACGCCCGTGTTGAAGGCAATGCCACCCGCCTTGCCCCCATCACTGTCAACGTTTACTGGCACGTCCTGGCCACTTCCAACTCCGTCAGCGGTGGTTACCTCACCCAGGCTACCCTGAATGCTCAGCTGGACGTCCTCAATGATGCCTTTGCTCCTCACAACGTTCAGTTCGCCCAGGCTGGCGCCGATTGGACCGTCAATGCCAACTGGGCTGCCGATAGGTCTGAGCTGGCCATGAAGCGCGCGCTCCGCAAGGGCACCTACGCCGACCTTAACGCCTACTTTATCCCTGGCACCCCCTACCTCGGCTACGCCTACTTCCCCCAGACCGTCTCCACCGGCTCTTCTGCCTTCTACTATGACGGTGTTGTCATTCGTTCTTCCACCGTTCCTGGTGGCAGTCAGACAAAGTACAACCTTGGCCACACTGCTACCCACGAGATTGGCCACTGGCTCGGAC TCTACCACACCTTCCAGGGGTACCAGtgcggcggcaacggcgactaCGTCTCCGACACTcccttcgaggccgaggaggcttATGACTGCCAGATTGGCCGTGACACCTGCCCCACCCTGCCTGGAACCGACCCCGTCACTAACTACATGGACTACTCTGACGA CTCCTGCTTCACCCACTTCACTGCTGGCCAAGAGGCTCGTATCAACAGCTACTGGTCCACCTACCGTGCCCAGTACCAGTAA
- a CDS encoding Cytochrome P450: MSDISSLLARATVPALIALTQFSGPWWSSLTHLPHSRAMVTPNCHEWYAELNEKYGPIVRIAPGLLITSSPEVWTHVNKQPSYKRSDWYYHACRVEYRRDNVFTQTDNEKHDMRRKQMAPGYSGRENLDLEPTIDQRLEELLYLIRSKYLSSNSETVPMDLAKKVQYFTLDVISSVGLGKAFGMLRADNDVDDYLKSTEEGLSAVGLTVALGVSWMAQAPFIGRFLAPSPTDNNGFGKMIAACFRYVDERTSKDTDERSDMLASFIRHGLSGDELRSEALEQIIAGSDTTAAGLRGTILQIMTNPRVYAKLQSEIDIAVGDGTAPRKGEGLITLAQARKLSYLQAIIRESLRMRPPVVNIFSRDTPPGGDTVEVDGENVFLPDGVCIGYSAYAMHRSREVYGKDANAFRPERWFEQDADKLAIMVRTNDLVFGHGKFMCLGKPVAQMELSKTIFEIFRNFDLAPIDPARPWKAHNCMGLFVISDMWVQVTERNAET, translated from the exons ATGAGCGATATCAGTTCACTTCTTGCACGGGCAACTGTGCCAGCCCTCATCGCCCTGAC GCAATTCTCAGGGCCGTGGTGGAGCAGCCTAACACATCTGCCTCATAGCAGAGCGATGGTGACGCCCAACTGCCATGAGTGGTACGCGGAATTGAATGAGAAATACG GTCCGATTGTACGCATAGCGCCAGGGTTACTGATCACCTCATCCCCCGAGGTTTGGACTCATGTGAACAAGCAGCCCAGCTACAAACGGTCCGACTGGTATTACCACGCTTGCCGCGTTGAATATCGGAGGGATAATGTGTTCACGCAGACAGACAACGAGAAACATGACATGAGACGGAAACAGATGGCCCCAGGC TACTCTGGCAGGGAGAATCTTGACCTCGAGCCGACGATTGATCAGCGTCTTGAAGAGCTGCTATACCTGATCAGATCCAAGTACCTCTCTTCCAATTCTGAAACTGTGCCAATGGATCTGGCAAAAAAGGTCCAATACTTCACGCTCGATGTGATCAGCTCTGTCGGTCTGGGCAAGGCATTCGGAATGCTGCGGGCCGATAACGATGTGGATGACTACCTCAAGTCGACTGAGGAAGGCCTGTCTGCCGTCGGCTTAACCGTTGCTTTGGGAGTCAGCTGGATGGCGCAGGCACCTTTCATCGGCAGGTTTCTTGCTCCCTCGCCAACAGACAATAATGGGTTTGGAAAGATGATCGCTGCCTGCTTTCGTTACGTCGACGAACGCACGTCAAAAGATACCGACGAGCGGTCAGACATGCTCGCCTCATTCATTCGTCACGGCTTAAGCGGTGACGAGCTACGATCCGAGGCACTCGAGCAAATCATTGCGGGATCCGATACGACTGCAGCCGGGCTTCGAGGTACTATTCTCCAGATCATGACAAACCCCCGGGTTTACGCCAAGCTTCAAAGCGAGATTGACATTGCTGTGGGCGACGGTACCGCTCCGCGAAAAGGCGAGGGTCTCATTACATTGGCACAGGCGAGGAAGTTATCTTACTTGCAAGCCATCATTCGCGAGTCACTGAGGATGCGGCCCCCCGTGGTAAACATTTTCTCGCGAGATACTCCGCCAGGCGGCGATACCGTTGAGGTTGATGGGGAAAATGTCTTCCTACCAGATGGTGTCTGCATAGGATACTCTGCGTATGCTATGCATCGCAGTCGGGAAGTATATGGCAAGGATGCAAACGCCTTTCGGCCAGAGAGATGGTTTGAGCAGGATGCCGACAAGCTTGCAATCATGGTGCGGACCAACGACCTTGTCTTTGGACATGGCAAGTTCATGTGTTTAGGGAAGCCAGTGGCGCAGATGGAACTCTCCAAGACCATTTTCGAG ATATTCCGGAACTTCGATTTGGCACCGATTGACCCAGCTCGACCATGGAAAGCGCATAACTGCATGGGTCTGTTTGTGATTTCGGACATGTGGGTTCAGGTTACGGAGAGAAACGCCGAAACCTGA
- a CDS encoding Short-chain dehydrogenase encodes MVIALVTGGNTGIGEAVVRQLAKSPNFHVIIGSRNPESGSKLADSLTRDGHSVSSVQLDLFSDESILKAVEHIKETHGKLDVLVNNAGVLLDLNPEAFTSTRDLFRKTFETNVFGTAVLSEAALPLLLKAEYPRIVFVSSTMGSLESSLDEKTPFYNIDYKAYDASKAAVNILAVNYARLLKKVGGASNAVCPGLIRTKLTGFTDAGAPVEVGAERIVELATAAPGGPTGTFSNRQGPIAW; translated from the coding sequence ATGGTCATCGCACTTGTTACTGGAGGAAACACGGGCATTGGCGAGGCCGTTGTCCGCCAACTGGCCAAGTCGCCGAACTTCCATGTCATCATCGGATCCCGCAACCCAGAGTCAGGCTCGAAGCTGGCCGACTCCCTTACCCGAGATGGCCACTCCGTTTCCTCAGTTCAACTCGATCTCTTTTCCGATGAATCCATCCTCAAGGCCGTTGAGCACATCAAGGAAACACACGGAAAGCTCGATGTTCTCGTCAACAACGCaggcgtcctcctcgaccttaATCCGGAAGCGTTCACCTCTACCCGAGACCTTTTCCGCAAGACCTTCGAGACCAACGTCTTTGGTACAGCTGTGTTGTCCGAGGCAGCACTCCCGCTCTTACTCAAGGCCGAGTATCCGCGCATCGTCTTCGTATCTTCCACAATGGGTTCTCTCGAGAGCTCTCTGGACGAGAAGACACCATTTTACAACATCGACTACAAGGCGTACGATGCCAGCAAGGCGGCCGTGAACATACTTGCAGTAAACTATGCACGCCTTCTGAAGAAGGTAGGCGGGGCGTCCAACGCAGTCTGCCCGGGACTCATCAGAACCAAATTGACTGGATTCACGGATGCCGGTGCACCCGTGGAGGTGGGTGCGGAGAGAATCGTCGAATtggccaccgccgctccTGGAGGACCCACTGGCACGTTTTCCAACCGCCAGGGTCCCATTGCCTGGTAG
- a CDS encoding Beta-lactamase domain protein, which translates to MRFSNLHSFLVSGLALFPVAGKAQIAPLDQFFNKTVFPNEQAGNVTKYLGEAANLAKTWSLYQYFQDFCITQQVYPPLFQFPAGFVEPFSPFDRLIFVGHSFVSAWAYDTGDGLVLIDALDNPEEINAILLPGLEKFGFKGSDIKHCIITHEHVDHYGGAKYLKDTFNTTIWASEAAWTSMAGLVDDIPTPPSKDAVLGDGQELTVGNVTFTSILTPGHTPGTLSLIFPVFDKGVSHLAGMNGGTGIPGAKADREQKIRSQNHFADVARDKGVDTLISNHQIADHSLYHADLLNHRPADAPNPFVVGVKEFENYMRINALCTNVIAARQGMDLDI; encoded by the coding sequence ATGCGTTTCAGCAACCTTCACAGCTTTCTCGTCAGCGGCCTTGCTCTGTTTCCCGTGGCTGGCAAAGCACAAATCGCACCCTTGGACCAGTTCTTCAACAAGACCGTATTTCCAAACGAACAAGCTGGGAATGTCACCAAGTATCTTGGCGAGGCCGCCAATCTGGCCAAGACTTGGTCTTTGTATCAATACTTCCAGGACTTCTGCATCACCCAGCAGGTGTATCCTCCTCTGTTCCAATTCCCCGCAGGCTTCGTTGAACCGTTCTCGCCTTTTGACCGGCTCATTTTCGTCGGACATAGTTTCGTATCTGCCTGGGCCTACGACaccggcgatggcctcgtgCTAATTGACGCTCTCGACAATCCCGAGGAAATCAACGCAATCCTACTCCCTGGCCTCGAGAAGTTCGGCTTCAAGGGGTCTGACATCAAGCACTGCATCATCACCCATGAGCACGTCGACCATTACGGTGGCGCCAAGTATCTTAAAGATACATTCAACACGACAATCTGGGCTTCTGAGGCTGCTTGGACGTCCATGGCTGGTCTTGTAGATGATATTCCCACACCGCCATCCAAGGACGCCGTGCTTGGTGACGGCCAAGAACTCACTGTCGGGAACGTCACCTTCACTTCTATCCTTACTCCCGGCCACACTCCGGGCACCTTGTCACTCATCTTCCCCGTCTTCGACAAAGGCGTCTCTCACTTGGCTGGTATGAATGGTGGTACTGGCATTCCCGGCGCCAAGGCCGATCGCGAACAGAAAATTCGGTCGCAAAACCACTTCGCCGATGTGGCCAGGGACAAGGGTGTCGACACGCTCATCTCTAATCATCAAATTGCCGACCACTCGCTGTACCATGCCGATCTTCTGAACCACCGGCCGGCGGATGCGCCTAACCCCTTTGTTGTTGGCGTGAAGGAGTTTGAAAACTACATGAGGATCAATGCGCTTTGCACAAATGTAATTGCTGCCAGACAGGGCATGGATTTAGATATCTAA
- a CDS encoding C6 finger domain-containing protein: MSLDFGLTLSAAASGISFCEMCDKPFTQDAVSIRNRTEETPVCSLQPNCARCIKKGLDCVYPETTNQGTGGLATTSSAQMLLAQNASSSQTFAQADILSFPPSDGLSWGSQSQLMDPNNAMLLADGTDLGLDFAFGLESLDQDINVTDMTPAPEVYKLVMSSCINGDRSVEASTTDASFPLRSLCAPNPVAESSANLIRQALRSYPHMMLRRSSFPPFIHPHQDKDHLPEPLANCMSIAVLFAARNRDTRQFLWKSIREEQDRNLRELT; this comes from the exons ATGAGCCTAGATTTCGGCCTAACTCTGAGCGCCGCCGCTTCTGGCATCTCCTTCTGCGAAATGTGTGACAAGCCCTTCACTCAAG ACGCTGTTTCAATAAGAAACCGCACTGAAGAGACACCAGTC TGTAGCCTGCAACCCAACTGTGCACGTTGCATCAAGAAAGGCCTCGACTGTGTGTATCCCGAGACGACGAATCAAGGGACGGGAGGGCTTGCGACCACATCATCTGCTCAAATGCTTCTGGCTCAGAATGCTTCCTCATCCCAGACATTCGCTCAAGCTGATATTCTGTCCTTTCCCCCCAGTGACGGTCTATCTTGGGGCTCTCAATCACAGCTAATGGACCCGAATAATGCCATGCTCTTGGCAGATGGCACCGATCTCGGGTTGGACTTCGCTTTTGGTCTCGAGTCTCTGGATCAGGACATAAACGTCACAGACATGACACCGGCCCCAGAAGTTTACAAGTTGGTGATGTCTTCTTGTATCAACGGCGATAGGTCTGTTGAGGCTTCCACGACGGATGCATCTTTCCCGCTCAGAAGTCTATGTGCCCCGAATCCGGTGGCCGAGAGCAGCGCCAATCTCATCAGACAGGCACTACGTTCATACCCCCACATGATGCTCCGTAGGTCGTCATTTCCGCCTTTCATACACCCGCATCAAGACAAGGACCATCTTCCCGAGCCCCTTGCCAACTGTATGAGTATTGCTGTTCTTTTTGCGGCACGGAACCGCGACACCAGACAGTTTTTGTGGAAATCGATTCGTGAAGAACAAGATAGAAATCTAAGAGAG CTAACCTGA